In the genome of Pseudorca crassidens isolate mPseCra1 chromosome 14, mPseCra1.hap1, whole genome shotgun sequence, one region contains:
- the CEBPZ gene encoding CCAAT/enhancer-binding protein zeta isoform X1 — MAAAKKPLEFHAKRPWLPEEAVEDPDEDDEDANDEADDGFSLQEVLRLGGTKQDYLMLTALDENEEVVDGGKKGAIDDLQQGELEAFIKNLSLAKYAKAFLIEEDQPAKKQEGSKKEARVSKVDNKKQNTVGSESKVKNKKRPEQHSDENSSAITKAKRDKQQDIFEFFERRTLLLKSGGKWYDLEYSNEYSLGPQPRDVVSKYKTLAQKLYEHEINLFKNKTNNQKGASSTWMKAIVSSGTLGDRMAAMILLIQDDAIHTLQFVETLLNLVKKKGSKQQCLMALDTFKELLITDLLPDSRKLRIFSQHPFNKLEQLSSGNKDSRDRRLILWYFEHQLKHLVAEFVQVLDTLSHDSLVTTKIRALVVAHELLCNKPEEEKALLVQVVNKLGDPQNRIATKASHLLETLLCKHPNMKGVVCSEVERLLFRSNISSKAQYYAICFLNQMALSHEESELANKLITLYFCFFRTCIKKKDIESKMLSALLTGVNRAYPYAQTGDDKVREQVDTLFKVLHMVNFNTSVQALMLLFQVMNSQQTISDRYYAALYRKMLDPGLMLCSKQAMFLNLVYKSLKADIVLRRVKAFVKRLLQVTCEQMPPFICGALYLVSEILKAKPGLRSQLDDPPEFDEEENFIDIGDDEETEKFTDADKETDTDTMKKVEMEETVSERHVETKKLESASWVHFDNLKGGKQLNTYDPFSRNPLFCGAENTSLWELKKLSEHFHPSVALFAKTILQGNYVEYSGDPLQDFTLMRFLDRFVYRNPKPHKGKENTDSVVMQPKRKHFMKDIRSLAVNSKEFLAKEESQIPEDEVFFYRYYKKVASVKLKQKRNEDEESIEDVDDEEFEKMIDTFEDDNCFTSGKDDLDFASNMKKKAKGAKDDLEDEDSEDEDLGNLDDDEVSLGSMNKEFSEIEEDGGTFMDVLDDENEGIPELDDDVSFKVNSKKSKRKGANDFDFAGSFQGPRKKKRNFNDSNLFVSAEEFGHLLDENMGSKFDNIGMNAMANKDNASLKQLRWEAERDDWLHNRDVKSIIKRKKNFRKKRPKTTQKIKKQRK, encoded by the exons ATGGCGGCTGCTAAGAAACCTTTGGAGTTCCACGCCAAGCGGCCCTGGCTCCCGGAGGAAGCGGTGGAAGATCCGGACGAGGACGACGAGGATGCTAACGATGAAGCCGACGATGGGTTCTCCCTGCAGGAGGTTTTACGGCTTGGAGGCACCAAG CAAGATTACCTTATGCTGACTGCTTTGGATGAGAATGAGGAAGTGGTGGATGGAGGCAAAAAAGGAGCAATTGATGATCTTCAGCAGGGTGAATTGGAAGCATTTATTAAGAATCTTAGTTTAGCCAAGTATGCAAAAGCTTTCTTAATTGAAGAAGATCAACCAGCTAAAAAACAAGAAGGCAGCAAAAAAGAAGCAAGAGTATCTAAAGTagataataaaaagcaaaatacagtAGGAAGTGAAAGTAAGGTGAAAAATAAGAAGAGGCCAGAACAACATTCTGATGAGAACAGCAGTGCCATAACAAAAGCAAAGAGAGATAAGCAACAGGATATCTTTGAATTTTTTGAGAGACGGACATTGTTACTTAAGTCTGGAGGCAAATGGTATGATCTGGAATATAGCAATGAATACTCTTTGGGACCCCAGCCTCGGGATGTTGTGTCTAAGTACAAAACCTTGGCTCAGAAGTTGTATGAACATGAAATCAACTTAttcaaaaataagacaaataatcAAAAGGGAGCCTCTTCTACCTGGATGAAGGCAATTGTGTCATCAGGGACGCTAGGTGACAGAATGGCAGCCATGATTCTTCTTATTCAGGATGATGCTATTCACACACTCCAGTTTGTAGAAACTCTCCTGAACCTTGTTAAAAAGAAGGGCAGCAAACAGCAGTGCCTCATGGCTTTGGATACTTTCAAAGAGTTACTCATTACAGACCTTTTGCCAGACAGTCGAAAGCTACGGATTTTCAGCCAGCATCCTTTCAACAAACTAGAACAGTTGTCCAGTGGCAACAAGGACTCAAGAGATAGAAGACTCATATTATGGTATTTTGAACACCAGCTGAAACACTTAGTGGCTGAATTTGTGCAAGTCTTAGACACTTTAAGTCATGATTCATTAGTAACCACCAAAATTCGAGCCCTTGTAGTGGCTCATGAGCTTCTTTGTAACAAACCCGAGGAAGAAAAGGCCCTTCTTGTGCAGGTGGTAAATAAACTGGGAGATCCTCAGAACAGAATAGCCACCAAAGCCTCCCATCTATTGGAGACATTGCTTTGTAAACATCCCAATATGAAAGGAGTTGTGTGTAGTGAAGTAGAAAGACTGCTTTTCCGTTCAAATATCAGCTCCAAAGCCCAGTATTAtgcaatttgctttttaaatcaaaTGGCCCTCTCCCATGAAGAAAGTGAATTAGCTAACAAACTAAtaactctttatttttgtttttttcggacttgcatcaagaaaaaagatattGAGTCAAAAATGCTCAGTGCCCTTTTAACAGGAGTGAATAGGGCATATCCCTATGCCCAGACTGGTGATGACAAAGTGAGGGAGCAGGTTGACACGCTGTTCAAAGTGCTGCATATGGTGAATTTTAATACCAGTGTGCAGGCTTTAATGTTGCTCTTCCAAGTAATGAATTCTCAGCAGACGATATCAGATCGATATTATGCAGCATTATATCG GAAGATGCTGGATCCGGGGTTAATGTTGTGTTCTAAGCAAGCCATGTTTCTTAACCTTGTCTACAAGTCTCTGAAAGCTGACATCGTGTTGCGGAGGGTGAAGGCTTTTGTGAAGAGGTTACTTCAAGTTACATGTGAACAGATGCCGCCATTCATATGTGGAGCTTTATATCTCGTGTCTGAGATCCTTAAAGCAAAACCAGGTTTAAGAAGTCAACTAGATGATCCTCCG gagtttgatgaggaagaaaattttattgacataggagatgatgaagaaacagaaaaattcactgatgcagataaagaaacagataCAGATACCATGAAAAAAGTTGAGATGGAAGAAACTGTGTCTGAACGTCATGTGGAAACCAAAAAGTTAGAGTCTGCTTCTTGGGTGCACTTTGATAATTTGAAAG GTGGCAAACAGTTAAACACATATGATCCATTCAGTAGAAACCCTTTGTTCTGTGGAGCTGAAAATACAAGTCTTTGGGAActcaaaaag ctttctGAGCATTTTCATCCCTCTGTGGCCCTTTTTGCAAAGACTATCCTTCAG GGAAATTATGTTGAGTATTCAGGGGATCCACTACAGGATTTCACACTAATGAGATTCTTGGATCGATTTGTATACCGAAATCCAAAGCCACATAAAGGGAAAG AAAACACAGACAGTGTtgtgatgcagccaaaaagaaaacattttatgaagGATATTCGTAGTCTTGCTG TTAACAGTAAGGAGTTCCTTGCAAAAGAAGAAAGTCAAATACCAGAGGATGAAGTGTTTTTCTACAG gtaTTATAAAAAAGTTGCTAGTGTTAAACTGAAACAAAAACGGAATGAAGATGAAGAAAGTATAGAAGATGTGGATGATGAGGAATTTGAAAAGATGATTG ACACGTTTGAAGATGATAATTGTTTCACCTCTGGAAAGGATGACCTTGACTTTGCTAG caacatgaagaagaaagcaaaaggagCTAAGGATGACTTAGAAGATGAAGATTCAGAAGATGAGGACCTTGGTAATTTGGATGATGATGAAGTTTCCTTAGGAAGTATGAATAAAGAATTTAGTGAAATTGAGGAAGATGGAGGAACATTCATGGATGTGTTAGATGATGAAAATGAGGGCATTCCag AACTTGATGATGATGTCAGCTTCAAAGTCAATAGtaagaaaagcaagagaaaaggtGCAAATGATTTTGACTTTGCTGGGTCATTTCAAG gaccaaggaaaaaaaaaagaaatttcaatgaCTCCAACCTATTTGTATCTGCTGAAGAG tttGGCCACCTGTTGGATGAAAATATGGGATCCAAGTTTGATAACATTGGCATGAATGCCATGGCTAACAAAGATAATGCAA GTCTCAAACAGCTTAGGTGGGAGGCTGAACGCGATGACTGGTTACACAACAGAGATGTGAAAAGCATCatcaagaggaagaaaaattttagaaagaagagGCCAAAAAccactcaaaaaattaaaaagcaaagaaaatga
- the CEBPZ gene encoding CCAAT/enhancer-binding protein zeta isoform X2 has product MAAAKKPLEFHAKRPWLPEEAVEDPDEDDEDANDEADDGFSLQEVLRLGGTKQDYLMLTALDENEEVVDGGKKGAIDDLQQGELEAFIKNLSLAKYAKAFLIEEDQPAKKQEGSKKEARVSKVDNKKQNTVGSESKVKNKKRPEQHSDENSSAITKAKRDKQQDIFEFFERRTLLLKSGGKWYDLEYSNEYSLGPQPRDVVSKYKTLAQKLYEHEINLFKNKTNNQKGASSTWMKAIVSSGTLGDRMAAMILLIQDDAIHTLQFVETLLNLVKKKGSKQQCLMALDTFKELLITDLLPDSRKLRIFSQHPFNKLEQLSSGNKDSRDRRLILWYFEHQLKHLVAEFVQVLDTLSHDSLVTTKIRALVVAHELLCNKPEEEKALLVQVVNKLGDPQNRIATKASHLLETLLCKHPNMKGVVCSEVERLLFRSNISSKAQYYAICFLNQMALSHEESELANKLITLYFCFFRTCIKKKDIESKMLSALLTGVNRAYPYAQTGDDKVREQVDTLFKVLHMVNFNTSVQALMLLFQVMNSQQTISDRYYAALYRKMLDPGLMLCSKQAMFLNLVYKSLKADIVLRRVKAFVKRLLQVTCEQMPPFICGALYLVSEILKAKPGLRSQLDDPPEFDEEENFIDIGDDEETEKFTDADKETDTDTMKKVEMEETVSERHVETKKLESASWVHFDNLKGGKQLNTYDPFSRNPLFCGAENTSLWELKKLSEHFHPSVALFAKTILQGNYVEYSGDPLQDFTLMRFLDRFVYRNPKPHKGKENTDSVVMQPKRKHFMKDIRSLAVNSKEFLAKEESQIPEDEVFFYRLKSVTHELFVQNMALRRISKTLHYYGDKS; this is encoded by the exons ATGGCGGCTGCTAAGAAACCTTTGGAGTTCCACGCCAAGCGGCCCTGGCTCCCGGAGGAAGCGGTGGAAGATCCGGACGAGGACGACGAGGATGCTAACGATGAAGCCGACGATGGGTTCTCCCTGCAGGAGGTTTTACGGCTTGGAGGCACCAAG CAAGATTACCTTATGCTGACTGCTTTGGATGAGAATGAGGAAGTGGTGGATGGAGGCAAAAAAGGAGCAATTGATGATCTTCAGCAGGGTGAATTGGAAGCATTTATTAAGAATCTTAGTTTAGCCAAGTATGCAAAAGCTTTCTTAATTGAAGAAGATCAACCAGCTAAAAAACAAGAAGGCAGCAAAAAAGAAGCAAGAGTATCTAAAGTagataataaaaagcaaaatacagtAGGAAGTGAAAGTAAGGTGAAAAATAAGAAGAGGCCAGAACAACATTCTGATGAGAACAGCAGTGCCATAACAAAAGCAAAGAGAGATAAGCAACAGGATATCTTTGAATTTTTTGAGAGACGGACATTGTTACTTAAGTCTGGAGGCAAATGGTATGATCTGGAATATAGCAATGAATACTCTTTGGGACCCCAGCCTCGGGATGTTGTGTCTAAGTACAAAACCTTGGCTCAGAAGTTGTATGAACATGAAATCAACTTAttcaaaaataagacaaataatcAAAAGGGAGCCTCTTCTACCTGGATGAAGGCAATTGTGTCATCAGGGACGCTAGGTGACAGAATGGCAGCCATGATTCTTCTTATTCAGGATGATGCTATTCACACACTCCAGTTTGTAGAAACTCTCCTGAACCTTGTTAAAAAGAAGGGCAGCAAACAGCAGTGCCTCATGGCTTTGGATACTTTCAAAGAGTTACTCATTACAGACCTTTTGCCAGACAGTCGAAAGCTACGGATTTTCAGCCAGCATCCTTTCAACAAACTAGAACAGTTGTCCAGTGGCAACAAGGACTCAAGAGATAGAAGACTCATATTATGGTATTTTGAACACCAGCTGAAACACTTAGTGGCTGAATTTGTGCAAGTCTTAGACACTTTAAGTCATGATTCATTAGTAACCACCAAAATTCGAGCCCTTGTAGTGGCTCATGAGCTTCTTTGTAACAAACCCGAGGAAGAAAAGGCCCTTCTTGTGCAGGTGGTAAATAAACTGGGAGATCCTCAGAACAGAATAGCCACCAAAGCCTCCCATCTATTGGAGACATTGCTTTGTAAACATCCCAATATGAAAGGAGTTGTGTGTAGTGAAGTAGAAAGACTGCTTTTCCGTTCAAATATCAGCTCCAAAGCCCAGTATTAtgcaatttgctttttaaatcaaaTGGCCCTCTCCCATGAAGAAAGTGAATTAGCTAACAAACTAAtaactctttatttttgtttttttcggacttgcatcaagaaaaaagatattGAGTCAAAAATGCTCAGTGCCCTTTTAACAGGAGTGAATAGGGCATATCCCTATGCCCAGACTGGTGATGACAAAGTGAGGGAGCAGGTTGACACGCTGTTCAAAGTGCTGCATATGGTGAATTTTAATACCAGTGTGCAGGCTTTAATGTTGCTCTTCCAAGTAATGAATTCTCAGCAGACGATATCAGATCGATATTATGCAGCATTATATCG GAAGATGCTGGATCCGGGGTTAATGTTGTGTTCTAAGCAAGCCATGTTTCTTAACCTTGTCTACAAGTCTCTGAAAGCTGACATCGTGTTGCGGAGGGTGAAGGCTTTTGTGAAGAGGTTACTTCAAGTTACATGTGAACAGATGCCGCCATTCATATGTGGAGCTTTATATCTCGTGTCTGAGATCCTTAAAGCAAAACCAGGTTTAAGAAGTCAACTAGATGATCCTCCG gagtttgatgaggaagaaaattttattgacataggagatgatgaagaaacagaaaaattcactgatgcagataaagaaacagataCAGATACCATGAAAAAAGTTGAGATGGAAGAAACTGTGTCTGAACGTCATGTGGAAACCAAAAAGTTAGAGTCTGCTTCTTGGGTGCACTTTGATAATTTGAAAG GTGGCAAACAGTTAAACACATATGATCCATTCAGTAGAAACCCTTTGTTCTGTGGAGCTGAAAATACAAGTCTTTGGGAActcaaaaag ctttctGAGCATTTTCATCCCTCTGTGGCCCTTTTTGCAAAGACTATCCTTCAG GGAAATTATGTTGAGTATTCAGGGGATCCACTACAGGATTTCACACTAATGAGATTCTTGGATCGATTTGTATACCGAAATCCAAAGCCACATAAAGGGAAAG AAAACACAGACAGTGTtgtgatgcagccaaaaagaaaacattttatgaagGATATTCGTAGTCTTGCTG TTAACAGTAAGGAGTTCCTTGCAAAAGAAGAAAGTCAAATACCAGAGGATGAAGTGTTTTTCTACAG GCTTAAATCTGTAACTCATGAGTTATTTGTCCAAAACATGGCTCTGCGTAGAATTAGCAAAACACTGCACTACTATGGAGATAAGTCCTAA
- the CEBPZOS gene encoding protein CEBPZOS, with the protein MARTMDPLAKKIFKGVLVAELVGVFGAYFLFKKMNTSQDFRQTMSKKFPFILEVYYKSIEHSGMYGIREQDQEKWLNSKN; encoded by the exons ATGGCCCGTACTATGGATCCACTGGCAAAGAAGATCTTTAAAGGAGTTTTAGTAGCTGAACTTGTGGGCGTTTTTGGAgcatattttttgtttaaaaagatgaACACAAGCCAAG ATTTCAGGCAAACAATGAGCAAGAAATTCCCTTTCATCTTGGAAG tttattacaaatcCATTGAACACTCTGGAATGTATGGCATCAGAGAGCAAGATCAAGAAAAATGGCTGAACAGCAAAAATTAG